A single genomic interval of Electrophorus electricus isolate fEleEle1 chromosome 2, fEleEle1.pri, whole genome shotgun sequence harbors:
- the LOC113575373 gene encoding angiopoietin-related protein 5-like — MALVWVGLLLVTLCAPSSLVRMKEMAALNISLSLSYSGTDCTNIKTRSPNATSGVYTIWPTGVKGSFEVYCKMLKDGGWTVIQRRTGGQLSFRQNWKAYKQGFGKCQKDHWLGLDKVWALTKGKNRNSVLRVDLWDFEGGSAFAEYQNFSVGNERMGYKLQVGIYSGNAGDAIRGAYAGIEQDGYGFSTLDHDNDGCSPCIFGDIAINDCSRMEGSGGWWFSRCGSANLNGNWYPAGNNRGWASGLRWDTWKGPEPYSAKATCMMAKFV, encoded by the exons ATGGCTCTGGTCTGGGTTGGATTACTTTTAGTGACATTGTGTGCACCCAGTTCCCTGGTAAGAATGAAGGAAAT GGCTGCTTtgaatatttctctttctctctcatattcagGGACAGACTGTACAAACATAAAGACACGTTCCCCCAACGCAACAAGTGGCGTCTACACCATTTGGCCAACTGGAGTGAAAGGGTCTTTTGAG GTTTACTGTAAGATGTTAAAGGATGGTGGTTGGACTGTTATCCAGAGAAGGACAGGAGGACAACTTTCCTTCAGACAGAACTGGAAAGCATACAAGCAAGGGTTTGGAAAGTGTCAGA agGATCACTGGCTGGGCCTGGACAAAGTTTGGGCTCTAACCAAAGGCAAAAACAGAAATTCAGTTCTCAGAGTGGATCTTTGGGACTTTGAAGGAGGCTCTGCCTTTGCTGAATACCAAAACTTCAGTGTTGGCAATGAGAGAATGGGCTATAAACTGCAAGTTGGCATTTACAGTGGAAATGCAG GTGACGCCATCCGTGGTGCATATGCTGGCATTGAACAGGATGGTTATGGTTTCAGCACACTTGACCATGACAATGATGGCTGCTCCCCATGTATCTTCGGTGACATTGCCATAAATGACTGCAGCAGAATGGAGGGCAGTGGAGGCTGGTGGTTCAGCCGTTGTGGCTCGGCCAACCTCAATGGTAACTGGTACCCAGCTGGAAATAACCGAGGCTGGGCATCTGGCCTCCGCTGGGACACATGGAAAGGTCCTGAGCCCTATTCGGCCAAGGCAACGTGCATGATGGCCAAGTTTGTGTGA